A genomic stretch from Anopheles nili chromosome X, idAnoNiliSN_F5_01, whole genome shotgun sequence includes:
- the LOC128728728 gene encoding epimerase family protein SDR39U1: MSHVVIGGGTGFIGRRLIKTLVADGYEVTTISRMPGIKHISWHQLEKDGLPSGTTAVVNLAGQNVLDPTRRWTPGFKQNVWNSRINTTAACARAIEKATVKPCVFVNISGVSHYIPGNDSYTELSIVKDYDFMSRLCIEWERAANLSNNSICRVVRIRSGVVLGREGGMIQSLILPFWLGLGGTVGDGRQDMPWIHIQDLVEMIKFSIEKPEMSGILNGVAPELATNAGFTKAFASALVRPALFPIPIFALNLIFGKERAVLLTTGAKILPEKVLRHGFKYQFPHLQSACNEVAHLF; the protein is encoded by the exons ATGTCGCATGTGGTTATTG GAGGTGGTACGGGTTTCATCGGCAGACGATTGATTAAAACACTAGTTGCAGATGGTTACGAGGTGACAACAATATCGCGCATGCCTGGCATTAAACACATAAGTTGGCATCAGCTTGAAAAGGATGGTCTACCAAGTGGGACTACAGCCGTAGTCAATTTGGCTGGGCAAAATGTGTTAGATCCAACACGACGATGGACTCCTGGGTTCAAACAAAATGTTTGGAACTCGCGAATTAACACAACTGCCGCCTGTGCCCGAGCCATTGAGAAAGCAACAGTAAAGCCATGTGTTTTTGTCAATATTTCAGGTGTTAGTCACTACATACCTGGAAATGACAGCTATACAGAATTGTCTATAGTTAAAGATTATGATTTCATGTCCCGGCTTTGTATCGAATGGGAACGAGCTGCCAATCTatcaaataattcaatttgcagAGTCGTGCGTATTAGAAGTGGTGTAGTACTTGGTAGAGAAGGAGGTATGATCCAGTCTTTGATACTACCATTTTGGCTTGGGTTAGGAGGAACTGTAGGAGATGGAAGGCAGGATATGCCTTGGATACATATACAGGATCTTGTAGAAATGATTAAGTTTTCAATCGAAAAACCGGAGATGAGTGGTATACTGAACGGTGTTGCTCCTGAGCTGGCGACAAATGCTGGTTTTACAAAAGCATTTGCTTCAGCACTTGTTAGACCAGCCTTGTTCCCTATACCTATATTTGcacttaatttaatttttggcaAAGAACGAGCTGTATTATTGACAACGGGTGCTAAAATTCTGCCAGAGAAGGTACTAAGACATGGATTCAAATATCAATTCCCTCATTTACAGTCAGCTTGCAATGAAGTAGCCCATTTGTTTTGA